A single window of Nicotiana sylvestris chromosome 3, ASM39365v2, whole genome shotgun sequence DNA harbors:
- the LOC104221383 gene encoding protein NRT1/ PTR FAMILY 2.8 isoform X2: MAEEIINASQYSPPEESNIAPIVPRSTRKKGGWTAIAFILGNESFEKLASVSLISNMTTYLRTKYNMGGVFLVNVVSIWSGCSNITPLAGAFLADAHLGRFLTLLFGSLASFLGMGMVTLTAGVDELRPPNCQGLATCSDPQKWQLAFLFAGLGFMAIGSGGIRACNIAFGADQFDTNTEKGRSQLKSFFNWWYFSFTIALIIALTVVIYIQTNISWFIGFLIPTCCLALSIMIFLIGRNTYIRLKPQGCVFIDMAKVINAACRKRHVRIVPSGNSLYEPVPKETAENQISVLRHTDRFKCLDKAAVVVDSSTELNAEGVAKDSWRLCNVEQVERLKCVVGIIPVWVAGITCFITMEQMNTFGVLQVIQSDTRVGNFNIPPGWMGLASMIALAIWIFIYECVYVPNASKISKKEARLSLQIRVKIGIFMSILCLAVAAFVEIRRRDLALKEGTFISPLGIAIFLPQFILSGLTEAFAAVSVMEFLNNQVPETMRSVAGAIFFLSLSIASYLNTLIVNIVEMLSGLHGRKPWLGGHDLNQNKLERFYILIAGLGVLNFIYFHFYASRYILSYEESKRRQTVLETRIDHVDLPEKKS, translated from the exons ATGGCTGAAGAGATCATCAATGCAAGCCAATATTCTCCCCCTGAAGAATCAAATATTGCTCCAATCGTTCCTCGTTCCACAAGGAAAAAGGGAGGATGGACAGCCATCGCATTCATTCTTG GGAATGAATCGTTTGAGAAATTGGCGTCGGTGAGTTTGATATCCAACATGACCACATATTTGCGGACCAAATACAATATGGGGGGAGTATTTTTGGTGAACGTGGTGAGTATATGGTCTGGCTGTTCCAACATTACACCTTTAGCTGGTGCTTTCTTGGCTGATGCTCACCTTGGCAGATTCCTCACCCTCCTTTTTGGTTCCCTTGCTTCTTTCCTG GGGATGGGGATGGTGACATTAACTGCTGGAGTAGATGAACTCAGGCCACCTAATTGTCAGGGCCTTGCAACTTGTTCCGATCCACAAAAGTGGCAGCTTGCATTCCTTTTTGCAGGTCTTGGATTTATGGCAATAGGTTCAGGAGGTATCCGAGCTTGTAACATCGCCTTTGGGGCTGATCAATTCGATACTAATACAGAGAAGGGAAGGTCTCAGCTTAAAAGTTTCTTCAATTGGTGGTATTTCTCATTCACCATTGCCCTTATCATTGCTCTCACAGTTGTTATCTACATCCAAACCAATATCAGCTGGTTTATTGGCTTCCTAATCCCAACTTGCTGTTTAGCTCTTTCCATTATGATTTTCTTGATTGGTCGCAACACTTACATTCGTTTGAAGCCTCAAGGATGTGTTTTTATCGACATGGCAAAGGTTATAAATGCAGCATGCAGAAAGAGACATGTTCGCATTGTACCATCAGGGAATTCCCTTTATGAGCCTGTCCCTAAGGAAACTGCAGAAAACCAGATCTCAGTACTTAGGCATACAGACAGATTCAAATGCTTAGATAAGGCCGCTGTGGTTGTGGATTCGAGCACTGAATTGAATGCTGAAGGAGTTGCTAAAGATAGCTGGAGACTGTGCAATGTTGAACAGGTGGAAAGGCTGAAATGTGTTGTGGGAATTATACCTGTTTGGGTAGCTGGAATCACTTGTTTCATCACTATGGAACAGATGAATACATTCGGGGTTCTTCAAGTAATTCAATCCGACACAAGAGTTGGGAATTTCAATATTCCTCCCGGGTGGATGGGATTAGCATCCATGATTGCCCTGGCTATATGGATCTTCATATACGAGTGTGTATACGTTCCCAATGCATCGAAAATCTCTAAAAAGGAAGCCAGATTGTCACTGCAAATAAGAGTCAAAATAGGCATTTTCATGTCAATTCTTTGCTTAGCAGTAGCTGCATTTGTAGAAATAAGGCGCCGAGACTTAGCCCTGAAAGAAGGCACATTCATCTCTCCACTTGGAATCGCAATCTTTTTGCCTCAATTTATTCTATCAGGGTTGACAGAAGCATTTGCCGCGGTCTCAGTCATGGAATTCTTGAATAACCAAGTACCAGAGACAATGAGAAGTGTAGCTGGAGCAATTTTTTTCTTGAGCCTAAGCATTGCCAGCTACCTCAACACTCTCATTGTCAATATCGTCGAGATGTTAAGTGGACTACATGGGAGAAAACCATGGTTGGGAGGTCATGACCTTAACCAAAACAAGCTAGAACGTTTTTACATCCTTATTGCTGGATTGGGAGTACTAAACTTCATATACTTCCATTTTTACGCCAGCCGTTACATTCTAAGTTATGAAGAGTCGAAGAGGAGACAGACTGTGTTGGAAACTCGCATTGATCATGTCGACCTGCCAGAGAAGAAATCatga
- the LOC104221383 gene encoding protein NRT1/ PTR FAMILY 2.8 isoform X1, which yields MQANILPLKNQILLQSFLVPQGKREDGQPSHSFLVKTKNIQFINTDQYWNESFEKLASVSLISNMTTYLRTKYNMGGVFLVNVVSIWSGCSNITPLAGAFLADAHLGRFLTLLFGSLASFLGMGMVTLTAGVDELRPPNCQGLATCSDPQKWQLAFLFAGLGFMAIGSGGIRACNIAFGADQFDTNTEKGRSQLKSFFNWWYFSFTIALIIALTVVIYIQTNISWFIGFLIPTCCLALSIMIFLIGRNTYIRLKPQGCVFIDMAKVINAACRKRHVRIVPSGNSLYEPVPKETAENQISVLRHTDRFKCLDKAAVVVDSSTELNAEGVAKDSWRLCNVEQVERLKCVVGIIPVWVAGITCFITMEQMNTFGVLQVIQSDTRVGNFNIPPGWMGLASMIALAIWIFIYECVYVPNASKISKKEARLSLQIRVKIGIFMSILCLAVAAFVEIRRRDLALKEGTFISPLGIAIFLPQFILSGLTEAFAAVSVMEFLNNQVPETMRSVAGAIFFLSLSIASYLNTLIVNIVEMLSGLHGRKPWLGGHDLNQNKLERFYILIAGLGVLNFIYFHFYASRYILSYEESKRRQTVLETRIDHVDLPEKKS from the exons ATGCAAGCCAATATTCTCCCCCTGAAGAATCAAATATTGCTCCAATCGTTCCTCGTTCCACAAGGAAAAAGGGAGGATGGACAGCCATCGCATTCATTCTTGGTAAAGACAAAAAACATCCAATTCATCAACACAGATCAATATT GGAATGAATCGTTTGAGAAATTGGCGTCGGTGAGTTTGATATCCAACATGACCACATATTTGCGGACCAAATACAATATGGGGGGAGTATTTTTGGTGAACGTGGTGAGTATATGGTCTGGCTGTTCCAACATTACACCTTTAGCTGGTGCTTTCTTGGCTGATGCTCACCTTGGCAGATTCCTCACCCTCCTTTTTGGTTCCCTTGCTTCTTTCCTG GGGATGGGGATGGTGACATTAACTGCTGGAGTAGATGAACTCAGGCCACCTAATTGTCAGGGCCTTGCAACTTGTTCCGATCCACAAAAGTGGCAGCTTGCATTCCTTTTTGCAGGTCTTGGATTTATGGCAATAGGTTCAGGAGGTATCCGAGCTTGTAACATCGCCTTTGGGGCTGATCAATTCGATACTAATACAGAGAAGGGAAGGTCTCAGCTTAAAAGTTTCTTCAATTGGTGGTATTTCTCATTCACCATTGCCCTTATCATTGCTCTCACAGTTGTTATCTACATCCAAACCAATATCAGCTGGTTTATTGGCTTCCTAATCCCAACTTGCTGTTTAGCTCTTTCCATTATGATTTTCTTGATTGGTCGCAACACTTACATTCGTTTGAAGCCTCAAGGATGTGTTTTTATCGACATGGCAAAGGTTATAAATGCAGCATGCAGAAAGAGACATGTTCGCATTGTACCATCAGGGAATTCCCTTTATGAGCCTGTCCCTAAGGAAACTGCAGAAAACCAGATCTCAGTACTTAGGCATACAGACAGATTCAAATGCTTAGATAAGGCCGCTGTGGTTGTGGATTCGAGCACTGAATTGAATGCTGAAGGAGTTGCTAAAGATAGCTGGAGACTGTGCAATGTTGAACAGGTGGAAAGGCTGAAATGTGTTGTGGGAATTATACCTGTTTGGGTAGCTGGAATCACTTGTTTCATCACTATGGAACAGATGAATACATTCGGGGTTCTTCAAGTAATTCAATCCGACACAAGAGTTGGGAATTTCAATATTCCTCCCGGGTGGATGGGATTAGCATCCATGATTGCCCTGGCTATATGGATCTTCATATACGAGTGTGTATACGTTCCCAATGCATCGAAAATCTCTAAAAAGGAAGCCAGATTGTCACTGCAAATAAGAGTCAAAATAGGCATTTTCATGTCAATTCTTTGCTTAGCAGTAGCTGCATTTGTAGAAATAAGGCGCCGAGACTTAGCCCTGAAAGAAGGCACATTCATCTCTCCACTTGGAATCGCAATCTTTTTGCCTCAATTTATTCTATCAGGGTTGACAGAAGCATTTGCCGCGGTCTCAGTCATGGAATTCTTGAATAACCAAGTACCAGAGACAATGAGAAGTGTAGCTGGAGCAATTTTTTTCTTGAGCCTAAGCATTGCCAGCTACCTCAACACTCTCATTGTCAATATCGTCGAGATGTTAAGTGGACTACATGGGAGAAAACCATGGTTGGGAGGTCATGACCTTAACCAAAACAAGCTAGAACGTTTTTACATCCTTATTGCTGGATTGGGAGTACTAAACTTCATATACTTCCATTTTTACGCCAGCCGTTACATTCTAAGTTATGAAGAGTCGAAGAGGAGACAGACTGTGTTGGAAACTCGCATTGATCATGTCGACCTGCCAGAGAAGAAATCatga